The genomic stretch GGACGTGCTGCCGGGCGCGGTGGAGCCGCAGTCAGGTCTGGTCTATCTGTTCGGCGGCGACAAGCTTGCGCGCGACGTGTTTTCGCGCATGGTCTACGGCAGCCAGATCGTGCTGATCATCGCGCCGGCGGCGACCGGCTTCGCGCTCATGGTCGGCATCACGCTTGGCCTGCCGGCTGGTTATTATGGCGGCAAGATCGATACCGTGCTGTCGTTCCTGGCCAACCTCGTGCTGGCGTTCCCGGTGATTCTGCTGTTCTACCTGCTGGTGACCCCGGGCATCATGGACACGCCAATCCCCTATGCGATGGCCGGCGTGTTCTTCCTGTTTCCGATCATCTTCTTCAGCGTGCTGTTCTGGACGCGCTACAAGAACCGGCCCGACCGGATCTACATCCTGCTCGGCCTAACGCTGATCATAGGCGGCTGGATCTATCTCGGCCTTGTCTTCGACAGGGACCCGCTGCACATCGTCCACATCGATCCCAACCAGCTCAACATCTTCGTGGCGGTCGTGTTTGCCTCCAGCCCCGGCGTGTTCCGCATCGTGCGCGGCCTGGTTATGGACATCAAGACGCGCGACTATGTGGCGGCGGCGCAGACGCGCGGTGAATCGCCCTGGTA from Mesorhizobium sp. NZP2077 encodes the following:
- a CDS encoding ABC transporter permease yields the protein MQVQYISAFTVVLEVLSRFWPVWIALIIVMGASFAYKKKLALYGQLFDSGVGIVGVGICLFWLFTAIFAATISPFDPLAQIPVMKDVLPGAVEPQSGLVYLFGGDKLARDVFSRMVYGSQIVLIIAPAATGFALMVGITLGLPAGYYGGKIDTVLSFLANLVLAFPVILLFYLLVTPGIMDTPIPYAMAGVFFLFPIIFFSVLFWTRYKNRPDRIYILLGLTLIIGGWIYLGLVFDRDPLHIVHIDPNQLNIFVAVVFASSPGVFRIVRGLVMDIKTRDYVAAAQTRGESPWYIMLWEILPNARGPLIVDACLRIGYTTILLGTLGYFGLGLAPESPDWGTAIKDASRLLRSFIHPALPPTIALMSFVLGLNLLADSLREQSMKD